From the Streptomyces syringium genome, one window contains:
- a CDS encoding aminomethyltransferase family protein — translation MTATTLAPADRTATDDYATLRTAVGAYRVTAPLVRLTGDDRLTFLDGFLAKSADYVEPDTVREVLALNADGTPFAILLHFEIGDESWLLPRTAATADELGAYLAQFEPSGVTVEVSPEGWGATAFEGPTAWSVAAAFVDFDISGLTLHAVTESTDAAPGATAHLARVGSTGEYGYLLLSDAPQAVHEAVLAAVAEQGGAEVGTDALARMQAEAGMGLYDAGFGGLTVGRADVAWMIDWNRIGEFHGSDGLVAPTESDARLTALVAPVGSRFTPGTPLTAAGRQVGTVLHQAPAANPEEELVLTLLDAPFWVPGLELTAEDEAGDARPLRTATLPRVIARSLTSKIA, via the coding sequence ATGACCGCCACCACCCTCGCCCCGGCCGACCGCACCGCCACCGACGACTACGCCACCCTGCGCACCGCCGTCGGCGCCTACCGCGTCACCGCCCCGCTGGTCCGGCTGACCGGTGACGACCGGCTGACCTTCCTGGACGGCTTCCTCGCCAAGTCCGCCGACTACGTGGAGCCGGACACGGTCCGCGAGGTGCTGGCGCTGAACGCCGACGGGACGCCGTTCGCGATCCTGCTGCACTTCGAGATCGGCGACGAGTCGTGGCTGCTGCCGCGCACCGCCGCGACGGCCGACGAACTCGGCGCTTACCTCGCGCAGTTCGAGCCTTCCGGTGTCACCGTCGAGGTTTCCCCCGAGGGCTGGGGCGCCACCGCCTTCGAGGGCCCCACCGCCTGGTCGGTCGCGGCCGCCTTCGTGGACTTCGACATCTCCGGCCTGACCCTGCACGCCGTCACCGAGTCCACGGATGCCGCTCCCGGCGCCACCGCCCACCTGGCCCGCGTCGGCTCCACCGGTGAGTACGGCTACCTGCTGCTGTCCGACGCCCCGCAGGCCGTCCACGAGGCGGTGCTCGCCGCCGTCGCCGAGCAGGGCGGTGCCGAGGTCGGCACCGACGCCCTGGCCCGGATGCAGGCCGAGGCCGGGATGGGCCTGTACGACGCCGGATTCGGCGGCCTGACCGTCGGCCGGGCCGACGTGGCCTGGATGATCGACTGGAACCGGATCGGTGAGTTCCATGGCTCCGACGGCCTGGTCGCGCCGACCGAGTCGGACGCCCGCCTGACCGCTCTCGTCGCCCCGGTCGGCAGCCGCTTCACGCCGGGCACGCCGCTGACCGCGGCCGGCCGGCAGGTCGGCACCGTCCTGCACCAGGCGCCCGCCGCCAACCCGGAGGAGGAGCTGGTCCTGACGCTGCTCGACGCCCCCTTCTGGGTGCCCGGCCTGGAGCTGACGGCCGAGGACGAGGCGGGCGACGCGCGACCGCTGCGCACCGCGACGCTGCCCCGGGTCATCGCCCGCTCCCTCACCAGCAAGATCGCCTGA
- the fabZ gene encoding 3-hydroxyacyl-ACP dehydratase FabZ, producing MSPAPGLLDAPDKDKARKGLSYSSDDIKRMLPHRWPMLMIDRAYDVVPGVSGRGVKSVSVNEPFFAGHYPDHSIMPGVLIVEAMAQLVAVVYVAEILENTADSGSTAESDASRSVGYLGSISNMKFSRLVVPGDQLTLDAKLGQRLGGLRQVKVRASVGSELAAAGTLVVTTGRKG from the coding sequence GTGAGCCCGGCCCCCGGCCTCCTCGACGCCCCGGACAAGGACAAGGCGCGCAAGGGCCTGAGCTACTCGTCCGACGACATCAAGCGGATGCTGCCGCACCGCTGGCCGATGCTGATGATCGACCGCGCCTACGACGTCGTACCGGGCGTCTCGGGACGCGGGGTCAAGAGCGTCTCCGTCAACGAGCCGTTCTTCGCCGGGCACTACCCCGACCACTCGATCATGCCGGGCGTGCTGATCGTCGAGGCGATGGCCCAGCTCGTGGCCGTCGTCTACGTCGCGGAGATCCTCGAGAACACCGCGGACAGCGGGAGCACCGCGGAGAGCGACGCCTCGCGGAGCGTCGGCTACCTGGGCTCCATCAGCAACATGAAGTTCTCCCGGCTCGTCGTCCCCGGCGACCAACTCACCCTCGACGCCAAGCTCGGGCAGCGGCTCGGCGGCCTGCGCCAGGTGAAGGTGCGGGCGAGCGTCGGCTCCGAACTCGCCGCCGCCGGGACCCTCGTCGTCACCACCGGCCGCAAGGGCTGA
- a CDS encoding DHA2 family efflux MFS transporter permease subunit, protein MTLTQQTEPPAPSAGPTPAAAKATRTAVFTIAVSIGGAFLAQLDTTIVNVSLADTSARFGAITQVQWVVTAYLLALVALMPAAGRLAARFGPRRTFIASLAVFTVGSAACAVSRTLPELIAARGLSGAAAGVLTPVATILLTSGMPRERLGQVQALNGSVMLISPLLGPTVGGLLVNAWGWWAVYAVNIPLCAVLLLAAVRLVRKDTPAGEPADGRSFDFLGLVTAAACTVCVVLAVHAFADTGLSAQPAFLVPLVLAVLSGVVFVRHQLRSSAPLLDLRLFTHRVYRTAATNIFCLGFVLFSPMMLIPLYFQSARGESAVTTGLLMSAGGIGVVVAGLACRPIMKKIGGGTTVVIGIVLTMLATVPLTMLSSTTSYALLCAGLAVRGLGTGLTIVPAMTRAFQSIEPRSIPDASAQLNLIQRIGGTVALAVVTVVLDRSAEAHHGLVPAAFADSFGWLLAVYALTLVPAIALLVADRRERAARAAAAQ, encoded by the coding sequence ATGACCCTGACCCAGCAGACCGAGCCCCCGGCCCCGTCGGCCGGCCCCACCCCCGCGGCGGCGAAAGCCACCCGCACAGCCGTGTTCACCATCGCCGTGTCCATAGGCGGGGCCTTCCTCGCCCAGCTGGACACCACCATCGTCAACGTCTCCCTGGCCGACACCTCCGCCCGGTTCGGCGCCATCACCCAGGTCCAGTGGGTCGTCACGGCCTATCTGCTGGCCCTGGTCGCCCTGATGCCGGCCGCGGGCCGGCTGGCCGCCCGCTTCGGCCCCCGCCGCACGTTCATCGCGTCCCTCGCCGTGTTCACCGTCGGCTCGGCGGCCTGTGCCGTCAGCCGGACGCTCCCCGAACTGATCGCCGCGCGCGGCCTGTCCGGCGCGGCCGCGGGCGTGCTCACCCCCGTCGCCACGATCCTGCTCACCAGCGGCATGCCGCGCGAACGCCTGGGCCAGGTGCAGGCGCTGAACGGCAGCGTCATGCTGATCAGCCCCCTGCTCGGCCCCACCGTCGGCGGACTCCTCGTCAACGCCTGGGGTTGGTGGGCCGTCTACGCCGTCAACATCCCGCTGTGCGCCGTGCTGCTCCTGGCCGCCGTCCGACTCGTGCGCAAGGACACCCCGGCCGGGGAGCCGGCCGACGGCCGCTCCTTCGACTTCCTGGGCCTGGTGACCGCCGCCGCCTGCACGGTCTGCGTCGTGCTCGCCGTCCACGCCTTCGCCGATACGGGCCTGTCCGCCCAGCCCGCGTTCCTGGTGCCGCTGGTCCTGGCCGTGCTGAGCGGCGTCGTGTTCGTCCGGCACCAGCTCCGCAGCAGCGCACCGCTGCTGGACCTGCGCCTGTTCACGCACCGCGTCTACCGCACGGCCGCGACCAACATCTTCTGCCTCGGCTTCGTCCTCTTCTCGCCGATGATGCTGATCCCGCTGTACTTCCAGTCGGCCCGCGGCGAGAGCGCGGTCACCACGGGCCTGCTGATGTCGGCCGGCGGCATCGGCGTCGTCGTCGCGGGCCTGGCCTGCCGCCCGATCATGAAGAAGATCGGCGGCGGCACCACCGTCGTCATCGGCATCGTCCTCACGATGCTGGCGACCGTGCCGCTGACGATGCTCTCGTCCACCACGTCGTACGCGCTGCTCTGCGCCGGCCTCGCCGTCCGGGGCCTGGGCACGGGCCTGACCATCGTGCCGGCCATGACCCGGGCCTTCCAATCGATCGAACCCCGCTCCATCCCGGACGCCTCGGCGCAGCTCAACCTGATCCAGCGGATCGGCGGCACCGTCGCCCTCGCCGTGGTCACGGTCGTCCTCGACCGGTCCGCCGAGGCCCACCACGGGCTCGTACCGGCCGCGTTCGCCGACTCCTTCGGCTGGCTGCTCGCCGTCTACGCGCTCACCCTCGTGCCGGCGATCGCCCTGCTGGTCGCCGACCGCCGCGAACGGGCCGCCCGGGCGGCAGCGGCTCAGTAG
- a CDS encoding beta-ketoacyl-[acyl-carrier-protein] synthase family protein: MTPPRIALTGLGLITGAGDDLEKGWSSIAAGTTGIRTNTLFDTSELLTDWAGMVTAEQPADLDRCYALAATAIREALHGSGLDLDTVDRDRVAVVVGSSLGAMPTLEATHRTLVREGRLDADRAVASQLPCVGDYIAAEFDLRGPRVVLSNACAASAVALGYAAELLWKGDVDLVVCGGVDPLAELSAYGFSALGALDAEPCSPLSASTGLTLGEGAGFMVLESAERAAARGARVLAELGGYGLSCDGYHQTAPDPSGKGASAAMAQALDTAGLTPADVDYLNLHGTGTPANDASEPKALKQLFGQDIPPASSTKSILGHTLGAAGAVEAVVSTLAIDRGTLPPTINTRGAGSPFGLDIIPDTGREARPDVVVSNSFAFGGNNASVVLNRSGLTGSRPPRREAAWEVVVTGIAGLAGSAGGTDALTAAFADGRPCFETFEEVAGIGQVPVGRADIKAAARGTNPSRARRMDPLSLLAASAVGDLYARHGKPSRAEAEATGIVFATGYGPVTSVLQFHEGVVRSGITGANPSLFANTVVNAAAGHVAMLHRYRGYTATIANGGTSSVLALQLAARVIARGAAERIMVVVADEFPEQALATQAALPGYARSAHIVPGGRTGTVLSEGAAAILLESRDAARARGADVLARVRGFGAGGEAAGIGRIARDGAAWGRSLRTALADADLDPARIATVVSAASGHPLVDLAQQAALRLSGLAGRPVLAPKALLGETYGSAGALGLVAALTGAHTPGPVLLSSFAYGGSYAAAVLDTEA; this comes from the coding sequence ATGACACCACCGCGTATCGCCCTGACCGGGCTCGGACTGATCACCGGAGCCGGTGACGACCTGGAGAAGGGCTGGTCGTCCATCGCGGCCGGAACCACCGGCATCCGCACCAACACCCTCTTCGACACCTCCGAGCTGCTCACCGACTGGGCCGGGATGGTCACCGCCGAGCAGCCCGCCGACCTGGACCGCTGCTACGCCCTCGCGGCCACCGCGATCCGCGAGGCCCTGCACGGCAGCGGCCTCGACCTCGACACCGTGGACCGCGACCGGGTGGCCGTGGTGGTGGGCTCCAGCCTCGGCGCCATGCCGACCCTGGAGGCCACCCACCGCACCCTCGTCCGGGAGGGAAGACTGGACGCCGACCGGGCGGTGGCCTCCCAACTGCCCTGCGTGGGCGACTACATCGCGGCCGAGTTCGACCTGCGCGGCCCGCGCGTGGTCCTCTCCAACGCCTGCGCGGCCAGCGCCGTGGCGCTCGGCTACGCCGCCGAGCTGCTGTGGAAGGGCGACGTCGACCTTGTCGTGTGCGGCGGCGTCGACCCCCTGGCGGAGCTGTCCGCGTACGGCTTCAGCGCGCTCGGCGCCCTGGATGCCGAGCCGTGCTCGCCGCTGTCCGCCTCCACCGGCCTCACCCTCGGGGAGGGCGCCGGGTTCATGGTCCTGGAGTCGGCGGAGCGGGCCGCCGCGCGCGGCGCCCGCGTCCTCGCGGAGCTGGGCGGATACGGCCTGTCCTGCGACGGCTACCACCAGACCGCGCCCGACCCCAGTGGCAAGGGTGCCTCCGCCGCCATGGCCCAGGCCCTCGACACGGCGGGCCTCACCCCGGCCGACGTGGACTACCTCAACCTGCACGGCACCGGTACTCCCGCCAACGACGCCTCCGAACCGAAGGCGCTCAAGCAGCTGTTCGGCCAGGACATCCCGCCGGCCAGCTCCACCAAGTCGATCCTCGGCCACACCCTCGGCGCGGCCGGCGCGGTGGAGGCCGTGGTGAGCACCCTCGCCATCGACCGGGGCACGCTGCCGCCCACCATCAACACCCGGGGCGCCGGCTCACCGTTCGGCCTGGACATCATCCCGGACACCGGCCGCGAGGCGCGCCCCGACGTGGTGGTGTCGAACTCCTTCGCGTTCGGCGGCAACAACGCCTCCGTCGTCCTCAACCGGTCCGGCCTCACCGGCTCCCGGCCCCCGCGCCGCGAGGCCGCCTGGGAGGTCGTCGTCACCGGCATCGCGGGCCTGGCCGGATCCGCGGGCGGCACCGACGCGCTCACCGCGGCCTTCGCCGACGGGCGGCCCTGCTTCGAGACATTCGAGGAGGTCGCGGGCATCGGGCAGGTGCCCGTCGGCCGGGCCGACATCAAGGCGGCCGCACGCGGTACGAACCCCAGCCGGGCCCGCCGCATGGACCCGCTGAGCCTGCTCGCCGCGTCCGCCGTGGGCGACCTGTACGCGCGCCACGGCAAGCCCTCGCGGGCCGAGGCCGAGGCGACCGGCATCGTCTTCGCCACCGGCTACGGTCCGGTGACCTCGGTCCTCCAGTTCCACGAGGGTGTGGTGCGGTCGGGCATCACCGGGGCCAATCCGTCCCTGTTCGCCAACACCGTGGTCAACGCCGCCGCCGGCCACGTCGCGATGCTGCACCGCTACCGCGGCTACACCGCGACCATCGCCAACGGCGGCACCAGCTCCGTGCTCGCGCTCCAGCTCGCCGCCCGCGTCATCGCCCGCGGCGCCGCCGAGCGGATCATGGTCGTGGTCGCCGACGAGTTCCCCGAGCAGGCCCTCGCCACCCAGGCGGCGCTGCCCGGCTACGCCCGGTCCGCGCACATCGTGCCCGGCGGGCGCACCGGCACCGTCCTCAGCGAGGGCGCCGCCGCGATCCTGCTGGAGAGCCGGGACGCCGCCCGGGCCCGCGGCGCCGACGTCCTGGCGCGGGTCCGCGGCTTCGGAGCCGGTGGCGAGGCGGCGGGCATCGGCCGTATCGCCCGGGACGGCGCGGCCTGGGGTCGCTCCCTGCGCACCGCGCTCGCCGACGCGGACCTCGACCCGGCGCGCATCGCCACGGTCGTCTCGGCCGCGTCCGGCCACCCGCTGGTCGACCTGGCACAGCAGGCGGCCCTGCGCCTCTCCGGCCTCGCCGGCCGCCCGGTGCTCGCCCCGAAGGCCCTGCTCGGCGAGACCTACGGCAGCGCGGGCGCCCTCGGCCTGGTCGCCGCCCTCACCGGCGCCCACACCCCCGGCCCCGTGCTGCTGTCCAGCTTCGCGTACGGCGGCAGCTACGCGGCGGCCGTCCTCGACACGGAGGCGTGA
- a CDS encoding GNAT family N-acetyltransferase, producing MSLTIRPYQEGDAHVIAELYNRHRDNPNPVAGGITGADLARELAERETAMFLVAMDDERLVGTFGLFHNTGRRSARAGELIADMFFVHPAHRGGMVTGRLFTEAVEWMMRSGCLVLRLTVNPANTVAFRLYRRVGCVSVGRAVPGEDGNVELHNYIPLVLRSVFADLGERATAALGSLTSFASVSESRDDELSSDVRVVDGVRTIDYCLALGEFRIDATVDVDRGAVREARLTEPGGEVRALRITPAPYRVRDVRGVAPYRFTEGALTCEVDGEDGTVRVLADGHLGPVFVSTWPSCRADRPAGWREGEPRDLTLEPACGGVRVTERHGDDTVTGTFTLDGTALLQEFTRTGSATGRVFQTVGLRQGVFTDAEGQAHPIGLGLGVRDASEVVAASRTAPVGGVLTWQGSDVRLSLPVDGRVRLVHSTLLERGLTPGPDGVARMRTEIRPGRAVPARDLEVHAGAGGVTVWREGTTKVLRSPYPRTRSYGYHPHWSAGLWVTRENSRHDRAAGLGWGVPDTGAWEEKHPLGLYAPGTGLGWEITPADGGLRVDVRAPGTDRESVLWLTPYAPLTTSVVLESAGERWELSSGDFRQVWARRASVRLSDGRWLHCAPAASPGDELVLRSTSSGLLVGGVSAAEESAWLLSVHDGPFSS from the coding sequence ATGTCCCTCACGATCCGCCCGTACCAGGAGGGCGACGCGCACGTCATCGCGGAGCTGTACAACCGCCACCGCGACAACCCCAACCCGGTCGCCGGGGGCATCACCGGCGCCGACCTCGCCCGGGAACTGGCCGAGCGGGAGACGGCGATGTTCCTCGTGGCCATGGACGACGAGCGGCTCGTGGGCACGTTCGGCCTGTTCCACAACACCGGCCGGCGCTCGGCCCGGGCCGGTGAACTCATCGCGGACATGTTCTTCGTCCACCCCGCCCACCGGGGCGGCATGGTCACGGGCCGGCTGTTCACCGAGGCCGTCGAGTGGATGATGCGCTCCGGCTGCCTGGTGCTGCGGCTGACCGTCAACCCGGCGAACACCGTGGCGTTCCGGCTCTACCGGCGCGTCGGCTGCGTCTCGGTGGGCCGGGCCGTCCCCGGCGAGGACGGCAACGTCGAATTGCACAACTACATCCCCCTCGTGCTGCGCAGCGTCTTCGCGGACCTGGGGGAGCGGGCCACGGCCGCCCTCGGCAGCCTGACCAGCTTCGCCTCCGTCAGCGAGTCCCGCGACGACGAGCTCAGCTCCGACGTACGGGTGGTGGACGGGGTCCGCACCATCGACTACTGCCTGGCGCTCGGCGAGTTCCGGATCGACGCCACCGTGGACGTGGACCGGGGGGCCGTGCGCGAGGCCCGTCTCACCGAGCCCGGCGGCGAGGTGCGTGCGCTGCGGATCACACCGGCGCCGTACCGGGTGCGCGACGTGCGCGGCGTCGCGCCGTACCGCTTCACCGAGGGCGCCCTCACCTGTGAGGTGGACGGCGAGGACGGCACGGTGCGCGTCCTGGCCGACGGGCACCTGGGCCCGGTGTTCGTCTCGACCTGGCCCAGCTGCCGCGCCGACCGCCCGGCCGGCTGGCGCGAGGGCGAGCCGCGCGACCTCACCCTGGAGCCGGCCTGTGGCGGGGTCCGGGTCACCGAGCGGCACGGCGACGACACGGTCACCGGCACCTTCACCCTCGACGGCACGGCCCTGCTCCAGGAGTTCACCCGCACCGGGTCCGCCACCGGCCGCGTCTTCCAGACCGTCGGCCTGCGCCAGGGCGTCTTCACCGACGCCGAAGGACAGGCACACCCGATCGGCCTCGGCCTGGGGGTGCGCGACGCCTCCGAGGTCGTCGCCGCCTCCCGCACCGCCCCGGTCGGCGGCGTGCTGACGTGGCAGGGGAGCGACGTACGACTCTCGCTGCCGGTCGACGGCCGGGTCCGGCTCGTCCACAGCACCCTCCTGGAGCGCGGTCTCACCCCCGGTCCGGACGGCGTCGCCCGGATGCGCACCGAGATCCGTCCGGGCCGTGCGGTCCCCGCGCGCGACCTGGAGGTGCACGCCGGTGCGGGCGGCGTCACCGTCTGGCGGGAGGGCACCACCAAGGTGCTGCGCAGCCCCTACCCCCGCACTCGCTCCTACGGCTATCACCCCCACTGGTCCGCGGGCCTGTGGGTCACCCGGGAGAACAGCCGGCACGACCGGGCCGCCGGGCTCGGCTGGGGGGTGCCGGACACCGGCGCCTGGGAGGAGAAGCACCCGCTCGGCCTGTACGCCCCGGGCACCGGCCTCGGCTGGGAGATCACCCCCGCCGACGGCGGCCTCCGCGTCGACGTCCGCGCCCCCGGCACGGACCGCGAGAGCGTCCTGTGGCTCACCCCGTACGCCCCCCTCACCACGTCCGTCGTCCTCGAATCGGCCGGGGAGCGCTGGGAGCTGAGCTCCGGTGACTTCCGCCAGGTGTGGGCGCGGCGGGCCTCGGTCCGGCTCTCCGACGGGCGCTGGCTGCACTGCGCGCCCGCCGCCTCCCCGGGCGACGAACTCGTGCTGCGCTCCACCTCCTCCGGCCTGCTCGTCGGCGGGGTCTCCGCCGCCGAGGAGAGCGCCTGGCTGCTCTCCGTGCACGACGGCCCCTTTTCTTCCTGA